A single Methanolobus sp. ZRKC5 DNA region contains:
- a CDS encoding radical SAM protein, giving the protein MKTRIVYGPILSRRLGRSLGIDIIRKGEFKKNCNFDCAYCQLGHVDHKISDPLEVTGLVRTEEVIDAITNYHKKVDDLDYITFSGTCEPTLNLKIGDMIEEIRKISDVPICVITNSSLVTREDVRNNLSKADIVVATLVSGNEDTFQSINRPAKGIEVKDIIEGLKELQKMKGAKLAIEVMLLNSNNGYLTNSSDQEVNKLIEVLKSIDPDEIELLTTSRPPAEDFIIPVTEKRLKEIAQKFDEELGRERIKLVLKGLKRKRSSIKHENLTNEVYDLILRRPCTFDQTIQSLDIDKNDLLPIIKNLLNEKKIIEIGSGKDCYYRAT; this is encoded by the coding sequence ATGAAAACAAGGATCGTCTACGGACCAATTCTTTCAAGGCGACTTGGAAGGTCACTTGGAATAGATATTATCAGAAAAGGTGAGTTCAAGAAGAACTGTAATTTCGACTGTGCCTACTGTCAGCTTGGACATGTGGATCATAAAATATCAGACCCTTTGGAAGTTACAGGTCTTGTGAGAACTGAAGAAGTGATCGATGCCATAACTAATTATCACAAAAAAGTAGATGACCTTGATTACATTACATTTTCAGGGACATGCGAACCTACATTGAACCTAAAAATAGGTGATATGATCGAGGAGATAAGGAAGATCAGTGATGTTCCCATTTGCGTTATCACGAACTCATCACTTGTGACCAGAGAAGATGTCAGAAACAATCTGTCAAAAGCAGATATTGTGGTTGCTACACTGGTATCAGGAAATGAAGATACTTTCCAGTCCATCAACAGACCTGCAAAGGGAATTGAAGTTAAGGATATCATCGAAGGGCTCAAAGAATTACAGAAAATGAAAGGTGCAAAACTCGCCATCGAAGTTATGCTCCTTAACTCAAATAATGGTTACCTTACAAATTCAAGCGATCAAGAGGTCAATAAGCTTATCGAAGTTCTCAAATCCATCGATCCGGATGAGATCGAACTACTGACCACAAGCCGACCTCCTGCTGAAGATTTTATCATTCCTGTAACGGAAAAAAGACTCAAGGAAATCGCACAGAAGTTTGATGAAGAACTGGGCAGGGAAAGGATCAAGCTCGTACTTAAAGGCCTGAAAAGAAAAAGATCCAGCATCAAACATGAAAACCTTACAAATGAAGTCTATGACCTCATACTCCGAAGACCATGTACATTTGATCAAACAATCCAATCTCTTGATATTGATAAAAATGACCTCCTGCCGATAATTAAAAATCTGCTCAATGAGAAGAAGATAATAGAAATTGGCTCTGGAAAAGACTGTTATTATAGAGCAACATGA
- a CDS encoding type II toxin-antitoxin system RelE/ParE family toxin: MKFNSIFTNAFDKDLKAISKKHPKDVKTILESIDTILLNDPFSADTKQLECFKYYRYRIGKYRIVFDLRETNTIVFLAIDHRGSIYEKLRKRFVTIQPNCFNDAKNNILWLHSMC, from the coding sequence ATGAAATTTAATAGTATTTTTACTAATGCATTTGATAAAGATTTAAAAGCTATTAGTAAAAAGCACCCTAAAGATGTAAAAACTATACTTGAGTCTATTGACACTATCCTTTTGAATGATCCTTTTTCTGCTGATACTAAACAGTTGGAATGCTTCAAATATTACAGATACAGAATTGGAAAATACAGAATTGTATTTGATCTCAGGGAAACAAACACTATTGTTTTTCTGGCTATTGACCACAGAGGGTCAATATATGAGAAGTTACGTAAAAGATTCGTAACTATTCAGCCTAACTGTTTTAATGATGCAAAAAACAATATACTATGGCTTCATTCTATGTGTTAA
- a CDS encoding DUF134 domain-containing protein codes for MVRPRKRRMVNFEHDIRHFKPSDSRIESMDEINITIDELESLRLSYLEKMKQDDAAQKMEVHQSTFQRTLRRTLEKISDALVNGKSIRVEGGNYTMPGKDGTGPRGQGSVGGQGRGQRGQGQQRGQRGNRNGNVPVSVTPAGQCKCPGCGYEQAHQPGTPCAQNNCPECGKAMIRK; via the coding sequence ATGGTACGTCCGAGAAAAAGGAGAATGGTAAACTTCGAGCATGATATCAGACACTTTAAGCCATCAGATTCCCGCATTGAAAGTATGGACGAGATTAACATAACTATTGATGAACTGGAATCATTACGATTAAGTTATCTTGAAAAAATGAAACAGGATGATGCGGCTCAGAAGATGGAAGTACATCAGTCAACTTTTCAAAGAACGCTACGCAGAACACTGGAGAAAATATCAGACGCTCTGGTTAATGGAAAATCAATACGAGTAGAAGGAGGAAATTATACAATGCCAGGAAAGGATGGAACAGGACCAAGAGGGCAAGGATCGGTCGGTGGACAAGGAAGAGGTCAAAGAGGACAGGGACAACAGCGCGGACAAAGAGGAAATCGCAACGGCAATGTACCAGTATCTGTCACACCAGCAGGACAATGCAAATGTCCTGGCTGTGGTTATGAACAAGCCCATCAGCCAGGAACCCCCTGTGCCCAGAACAATTGCCCTGAATGTGGAAAAGCCATGATCAGGAAATGA
- a CDS encoding IS66 family transposase: MCIDREEILAVYEAGPEAVVELVTRLLGIIEHQSLQIAQLEERVRHLEEMLEKNSRNSSKPPSTDSYARNKPTVKSQRKKTNKHVGGQNGHPGTTLRINDDPDEVIVHPVNQCVNCGRSLASVPSNYERRQVFDIPPITINCIEHRCEIKTCPKCSHVNKALFPDGVTQPTQYGHRVKSFAVYLHTYQLLPYQRVTKLFSDILGCKISPATLVNTERSCFEKLGAFENTVKHLLKESPVINLDETGMRINAVRNWLHVAGTDKLTYYFAHRKRGSEAMDAMGILPGYTGVATHDFWKPYNKYECQHSLCNAHLLRELTGASENSDQQWPKIMSDLLICIKHHVDNDLLDTELIQRFSEDYDHITCLGVNENPPDPESNVRSKKRGRKKQTTVKNLLDRFIGHKEDILRFMYDQNVPFDNNQAERDIRMTKVQQKISGTFRSKQGAKNFCRIRGYVSTVNKNSESVIDAISAIFYGNSFVPKLQN; this comes from the coding sequence ATTTGTATAGACCGCGAAGAAATACTTGCAGTTTATGAAGCTGGTCCAGAAGCAGTAGTAGAACTTGTAACTCGATTACTTGGGATAATTGAACATCAATCTCTCCAAATTGCACAACTTGAAGAGCGTGTCAGGCATTTGGAAGAAATGCTTGAAAAGAATAGTCGCAACAGTAGCAAACCACCTTCTACTGATTCTTATGCACGGAATAAACCAACCGTTAAAAGTCAAAGAAAAAAGACCAATAAGCATGTAGGTGGTCAAAACGGTCATCCTGGTACTACATTAAGAATAAATGATGATCCGGATGAAGTTATTGTTCATCCTGTTAATCAATGCGTCAATTGTGGGAGATCGTTAGCTTCTGTTCCCTCTAACTATGAAAGAAGACAGGTCTTTGACATTCCTCCTATAACTATCAATTGCATTGAACATCGTTGCGAGATTAAAACATGTCCCAAATGTTCTCATGTAAACAAAGCTCTTTTTCCAGATGGTGTAACTCAGCCGACTCAATACGGTCATCGAGTTAAGTCATTTGCAGTTTATTTGCACACTTACCAATTACTTCCTTATCAGCGTGTTACCAAGTTGTTCTCTGATATTTTGGGATGCAAGATAAGTCCTGCTACTTTGGTGAACACGGAACGTAGTTGTTTTGAGAAGCTTGGAGCTTTTGAAAATACAGTGAAACATCTCCTGAAAGAATCTCCTGTCATCAATCTGGATGAAACAGGAATGAGAATAAATGCAGTTCGTAATTGGCTTCATGTGGCAGGTACAGACAAACTGACCTATTATTTTGCACATCGCAAAAGGGGCTCAGAAGCAATGGATGCTATGGGCATATTACCAGGTTACACTGGTGTTGCAACACATGATTTTTGGAAACCGTACAACAAATATGAATGTCAACATTCATTATGTAATGCACATTTATTACGAGAGTTAACTGGAGCTTCCGAAAACAGTGATCAACAGTGGCCAAAGATAATGAGTGATCTCTTGATATGCATTAAACATCATGTTGATAATGATCTTTTAGATACTGAGCTAATTCAAAGGTTCAGTGAGGATTATGATCACATAACTTGTTTAGGAGTGAATGAAAATCCTCCTGATCCGGAATCAAATGTGCGGTCTAAAAAACGAGGACGTAAGAAGCAGACCACGGTAAAGAATTTGCTGGATAGGTTTATTGGCCATAAAGAGGATATCTTGCGATTTATGTACGACCAAAACGTTCCGTTTGATAACAATCAGGCTGAAAGAGATATCAGAATGACGAAAGTACAGCAGAAGATATCAGGTACTTTCCGCAGTAAACAGGGTGCAAAAAATTTCTGCCGTATAAGAGGATACGTGTCTACTGTTAATAAGAATTCTGAATCTGTTATCGATGCAATTAGTGCAATATTTTATGGCAATTCATTTGTTCCAAAGTTGCAGAATTAA
- a CDS encoding FAD-binding and (Fe-S)-binding domain-containing protein: protein MTNSMYELTEQQKKELTEIFGKGVNFKDKERHFYTHDVGALPSLVKRIVGKTKPAAIVKVKDEKKAIELVNFARKYKIPIVPRAGASSGYGGIIPTKGGIIADVTPMREIIDIDKENLKVTVGAGAVWYDLESKLNEEGLAVRAVPSSALSATVGGWLAQNGVGYGSYEYGWSQDTMESARVVLANGEVKDFSGDELGKIIGTMGTTGIITQVTLKLRKFEKTAAISAGFPDASSMKEAIKKVGEKKIPIWAISFLNPQWADMKNKSPYKTHYGETVEEHRPELPHSYICNFAYPKSRDVSGLEDIVREAGGEILPQEIAEHETQEWFRSMKVKRLGPSFIPAEVVVPVDKIDTMFKEIDKKIGLPVLVEGMVTKGKETIMLCFIPHSERSFKYNLAFPLALSIVKIAEENGGRIYASGLYFAQQADKVYKKRLPLIQELKEQTDPDDIMNPETLTGKTMLKTGLSFAKTFEPMARAVGNMSGVDKQEFKDEKKIPGDIISHAYTCAQCGYCVNECDQYYGRGWESQSPRGKWFFIKEYLAGKMELDQEQVDTFLACTTCEMCDHNCQLDLPIERSWMTLRENFVQKRGMMTIPPFEIMAQSLDKERNIWANYRVDRDKWLPDDIRAKIKDKADIAYFAGCTASFVEKDVAIGTVRLLDEAGIDFAYLGDKESCCGIPMLVAGKWDVFERILKMNIANMQKIGAKTVVTSCPACLLMWRTIYPQWAEKLGMEFDIEAKHYSEVLMDKLDVLKPKFKVPLNKTVAWHDSCHLGRAGAGVYEPPRELLKAIPGVKFKEMEHNREKALCCGSVVTLIDEPKVASKIGNVRLQEAVDQDADIMAALCPCCLVQFRVAARDNNVDVKIEDLGALAARSLGYDLPDTNNDALVAWATFEKMIELMEPENMTEMMVELLPDMIGAMPSYMQAMMKTVKYVPGMDVLMKPTMPVMMPMLMPSLMPKVMPKMLKAVEKRVPMPDYMLEQMPDLMPEAMGNLLPNMLPQIIPLLTPKMIQYIKDN, encoded by the coding sequence ATGACAAATTCGATGTATGAACTAACTGAGCAGCAAAAAAAAGAACTCACCGAGATATTTGGAAAAGGAGTCAATTTCAAAGATAAAGAAAGACATTTTTACACACATGATGTGGGAGCATTACCATCACTTGTGAAAAGGATAGTAGGCAAAACAAAGCCTGCTGCAATTGTTAAGGTCAAGGATGAAAAAAAGGCTATTGAACTTGTTAATTTTGCACGAAAATACAAGATCCCGATCGTACCAAGAGCAGGAGCTTCATCAGGATATGGTGGCATCATTCCCACGAAGGGAGGAATTATTGCCGACGTAACCCCAATGAGGGAAATTATCGATATTGACAAAGAGAATCTCAAGGTGACCGTGGGTGCCGGAGCTGTATGGTACGACCTTGAGTCAAAACTCAATGAGGAAGGACTGGCCGTACGAGCAGTTCCATCAAGCGCACTTTCTGCAACTGTAGGTGGATGGCTTGCACAGAATGGTGTTGGTTATGGAAGTTATGAATACGGCTGGTCACAGGATACCATGGAATCTGCCAGGGTTGTTCTGGCAAATGGTGAGGTAAAGGATTTCTCAGGAGATGAACTTGGAAAGATTATCGGTACAATGGGAACTACCGGGATAATCACGCAGGTTACTCTGAAATTGAGAAAATTCGAAAAGACCGCTGCAATCTCTGCAGGATTCCCCGATGCCTCCAGCATGAAGGAAGCGATCAAGAAAGTAGGAGAGAAGAAAATACCCATCTGGGCAATCTCGTTCTTAAATCCACAATGGGCCGATATGAAGAACAAATCCCCATATAAAACACATTATGGAGAAACTGTTGAGGAACACAGACCGGAACTTCCGCATTCCTACATATGCAATTTTGCCTATCCTAAGTCCAGGGATGTCAGCGGCCTTGAAGATATAGTCAGAGAAGCTGGAGGAGAGATTCTGCCACAGGAAATTGCCGAGCATGAGACCCAGGAATGGTTCAGGTCCATGAAAGTGAAGAGACTTGGCCCTTCCTTTATTCCTGCTGAAGTTGTGGTACCAGTTGACAAAATAGACACCATGTTCAAGGAAATTGATAAAAAGATAGGGCTTCCTGTGCTGGTTGAGGGAATGGTAACCAAAGGAAAAGAAACCATAATGCTTTGTTTCATCCCTCACTCTGAAAGATCCTTCAAGTACAACCTTGCTTTCCCGCTTGCCCTTAGCATTGTGAAGATAGCTGAGGAGAACGGCGGAAGGATATATGCATCAGGCCTCTATTTTGCGCAACAGGCAGATAAGGTCTACAAAAAGCGCTTGCCTCTTATTCAGGAGCTAAAGGAGCAGACCGACCCTGATGACATAATGAACCCTGAGACATTGACAGGCAAAACCATGCTGAAGACAGGGCTTTCCTTTGCAAAAACCTTCGAACCTATGGCACGTGCCGTAGGCAATATGTCAGGTGTTGATAAACAGGAATTCAAGGATGAGAAGAAGATACCAGGCGACATTATTTCCCATGCTTACACCTGTGCTCAGTGTGGATACTGTGTGAATGAGTGTGACCAATACTATGGACGTGGCTGGGAATCACAATCACCCCGTGGTAAATGGTTCTTCATTAAGGAGTATCTTGCCGGAAAGATGGAGCTTGATCAGGAACAGGTGGATACTTTCCTTGCCTGTACCACTTGCGAGATGTGTGATCATAACTGTCAGCTTGACCTGCCAATTGAGCGTTCATGGATGACACTGAGAGAGAACTTTGTCCAGAAGAGAGGCATGATGACCATTCCTCCGTTCGAGATCATGGCGCAGAGTCTTGATAAGGAGAGGAACATCTGGGCAAACTACAGAGTTGACAGGGACAAATGGCTGCCTGATGACATAAGGGCAAAAATTAAAGACAAGGCGGATATAGCATACTTTGCAGGGTGTACCGCATCCTTTGTGGAAAAGGATGTAGCGATAGGTACTGTTCGTTTGCTTGATGAGGCAGGTATTGATTTCGCATACCTTGGTGATAAGGAATCGTGTTGTGGAATTCCGATGCTTGTTGCCGGAAAGTGGGATGTGTTCGAGCGAATACTGAAAATGAACATTGCCAATATGCAGAAAATTGGTGCAAAGACAGTTGTTACGTCATGTCCTGCCTGTCTGCTTATGTGGAGAACCATCTACCCGCAGTGGGCTGAGAAACTTGGAATGGAGTTTGACATTGAAGCAAAGCACTATTCTGAAGTCCTCATGGATAAACTGGATGTGCTGAAGCCTAAGTTCAAGGTGCCTTTGAACAAGACAGTTGCATGGCATGATTCATGCCATCTGGGAAGAGCTGGTGCAGGCGTTTACGAGCCACCAAGAGAATTGCTAAAAGCGATTCCGGGAGTGAAATTCAAGGAGATGGAGCACAACCGTGAGAAAGCACTCTGCTGCGGTTCTGTTGTAACACTCATCGATGAGCCGAAAGTGGCTAGCAAGATTGGAAATGTCCGCTTGCAGGAAGCTGTTGACCAGGATGCTGATATCATGGCTGCGCTCTGTCCGTGCTGTCTTGTTCAGTTCAGGGTCGCTGCAAGGGACAATAATGTCGATGTGAAGATAGAGGACCTTGGAGCACTCGCGGCACGCAGTCTTGGATATGACCTGCCGGATACGAATAATGATGCTCTTGTTGCCTGGGCGACCTTCGAGAAGATGATAGAGCTGATGGAGCCGGAGAACATGACCGAAATGATGGTGGAACTTCTGCCTGACATGATCGGTGCCATGCCTTCATACATGCAAGCCATGATGAAGACGGTGAAATACGTGCCGGGCATGGATGTGCTTATGAAGCCAACGATGCCGGTAATGATGCCAATGCTCATGCCGTCTTTGATGCCAAAGGTCATGCCAAAGATGCTCAAGGCGGTTGAAAAGAGAGTGCCGATGCCGGATTACATGCTGGAGCAGATGCCTGACCTCATGCCTGAGGCAATGGGTAATCTTCTGCCTAACATGCTTCCGCAGATAATACCTCTGCTGACACCGAAGATGATCCAGTACATCAAGGATAACTGA